From the genome of bacterium:
CTAATTGGCTGTGGAAAAGGCCAGGATAAGGCCAACTCGATTCAGATTAAAGGCTCGGACACGATGGTCAACCTTGTTCAGGCCTGGAGTGAGGCATTTATGCAGGCCAATCCAGGTTCTTATGTGGCGGTCACCGGAGGTGGGTCGGGAACCGGAATTGCGGCTCTTCTTAATAAAACCTGTAATATCGCTATGTGTTCCAGAAAGATGAAGGGAAAAGAGATAGAACTGGCCAGAAAGAAAGGAATTGAGCCAAAAGAGATTACGGTTGCCCTTGACGGATTGGCGGTGGTTGTCCATCCCTCTAATCCGATTGAGCAACTTACTATTCCCCAGCTTTCCGATATCTTTACCGGCAAGATCACGGATTGGAAGGAGGTAGGTGGTAAAGAAGGCAATATAGTGATTATTTCCCGTGAGGTTAACTCGGGGACACATGTCTACTTCAAAGAGCATGTGCTTAGTCAGAGAGAATACAGTAAAGAGGCCTTACTTGTGCCATCTTCCCAGGCAGTGGCCGACGAAATTGCCCAAAATCCAAAGGCTATTGGCTACTATGGCATGGGTTATATTAGTCCGAAACAGAAGGCCATTAAGGTAGCTAAAGACGAAAACTCCCCTTTTGTGCTTCCCATAGTTGATAATGTAACCAACGGCAGTTACCATATTTCTCGCCCTCTGCTGATGTATACTAACGGCGAGCCAACCGGGCTAGTGAAGAAATTCCTCGATTTTATATTGAGCCAGAAGGGACAGGAGATTGTCCTAAAGATCGACTTTGTCCCGGTAGCGGCGAAATAAAGAGGGGTATAACATGCTAAAAAAGAGATGGAGTAAACAGCACCTTAAAGAGGGCTTGATCGAAAGCATCATCAGGCTCAGCGGTGTAACTTGCATCCTCATAGTGACTTTAATCTTTCTTTTTCTTCTTAAAGAGGGACTTTCTGTGTTTAAGATAGTCACCCCACTTGATTTCCTGTTTGGCCAGACCTGGCATCCTATTTCCGAGCCACCTTCTTTTGGCATCCTGCCTCTTATTCTGGGTTCTTTTTTTGTCACTGGAGGAGCCGCCGTTCTGGCTTTGCCCTTAGGCGTATCCAGCGCCGTTTTTATTGCGGAGATTGCTTCTCCAAAAGTGAAAGAAGTAGTCAAGGTAGGGGTTGAATTCCTGGCGGCCATTCCCAGCGTAGTAATTGGCTTTATTGGTATAGTGGTTCTGTCGCCCATGGTGCAGACCCTATTTGATCTTCCCACTGGCCTTACCGCCTTGTCAGGCTCTATTATGCTGGCCCTGATGTCTATGCCTACTATTGTGAGTATTACCGAAGATGCCATCACGGCCGTTCCCAAACAATACCGAGAAGCGGCGCTGGCCTTAGGGGCAACTAAATGGCAAACGATCTGGCGGGTGGTTCTTAGAGCCGCTTCACCGGGAATAATCGCTGGTTGTATGTTGGGCATAGGGCGGGTGATCGGAGAAACTATGGCGGTAATGATGATAACCGGAAATGCGGCCAGAATTCCCCACTCCCTGTTTCAACCGGTAAGAACACTTACCGCGACTATTGCCGCGGAAATGGGAGAGACTGTCCAGGGCAGCGACCATTATGCGGCCCTCTTTGCCATTGGCATTGTGCTTTTTGCCATAAGTTTTGTGATAAACCTTACGGCTGATATCTTTCTGCATAGGGAAATAAGATAACAGGTAACCGTTCAGGGGGTAATGAAAGTTGAGGGGGAATTTTTGTAACTATTCAGCCTTTAAGGCACAAAGACACAAAGATTACTAATAATAGCACACGGATTACACGGATGAGACGGATTGACACGGATAAAAATTTATGTAACCGTTCAGGTATGCACGAATTAGCACGGATAAATAACACAGGACAGAAGGCGGAAGTGTAGGGACAGGGCCTTGTCCCTGTCCGTGCTTGTCCATGTCCGTTCCGTAGACGGACAACCACAAGGGTTGTCCCTACAGCCTAAGGACAGACCCTAATCACGGACACGGCTCACGG
Proteins encoded in this window:
- a CDS encoding phosphate ABC transporter substrate-binding protein, with the translated sequence MSKNLRAVVVSLMCLSLIGCGKGQDKANSIQIKGSDTMVNLVQAWSEAFMQANPGSYVAVTGGGSGTGIAALLNKTCNIAMCSRKMKGKEIELARKKGIEPKEITVALDGLAVVVHPSNPIEQLTIPQLSDIFTGKITDWKEVGGKEGNIVIISREVNSGTHVYFKEHVLSQREYSKEALLVPSSQAVADEIAQNPKAIGYYGMGYISPKQKAIKVAKDENSPFVLPIVDNVTNGSYHISRPLLMYTNGEPTGLVKKFLDFILSQKGQEIVLKIDFVPVAAK
- the pstC gene encoding phosphate ABC transporter permease subunit PstC — its product is MLKKRWSKQHLKEGLIESIIRLSGVTCILIVTLIFLFLLKEGLSVFKIVTPLDFLFGQTWHPISEPPSFGILPLILGSFFVTGGAAVLALPLGVSSAVFIAEIASPKVKEVVKVGVEFLAAIPSVVIGFIGIVVLSPMVQTLFDLPTGLTALSGSIMLALMSMPTIVSITEDAITAVPKQYREAALALGATKWQTIWRVVLRAASPGIIAGCMLGIGRVIGETMAVMMITGNAARIPHSLFQPVRTLTATIAAEMGETVQGSDHYAALFAIGIVLFAISFVINLTADIFLHREIR